From Anastrepha obliqua isolate idAnaObli1 chromosome 3, idAnaObli1_1.0, whole genome shotgun sequence:
TGACGTTTCCTACACAGGTTAAATATGATTTCATGTGGTTAACTTCAGCTAAAATTGCCATTTGCTGGCGATTGTTTAAGCGTCCTCGTTCTAACGACGCCAAGTCAAAGTTACCAAATCGACCTAAATATATATCTGGCCGGgacaacattttccaaaaatttaaatataaagtgCTAAAACAAAGGGCGGccaccccagtaaactagccttgTCTAGTGAACAGACTATAATAccaccccttacgtcacaggaaTAACTCCTCGCAACAATCTTGCTCaaaatacttctcctcagggctggtatcgaatccaaccctgggccagaagtattctatttGCTGCGTCTGTCATAAACGGCTCTACCCggactccacctcggttaggtgcaataagtgtaacgggtggagccatcttaagacccatagggagtggtccacacggtatgtggccacgtgttgctcccgccagcaggcgtctgatgcctccacggctactactccccctgataggccggtaccaccaaccgccaccacaacccacacctccacggtaagtagcctatcggagcaacacaactctcCCGACTTAGCGCAACCCCATccctcctgctccaaccccagtgcggtgacaaaccagcagctcttggttcctcgcacagtctgttccgtgtgtcagactgGAATACCTCGGAATTTGGTATCAGTcaaatgcaattcttgcaatggctggtgccattttcggagatgttccggcctgcgaACCACCCCTGAGTGGACAACTGACTACGTTGCCAGCTGCtacagagctctgcacccgcaaccgcccccaCCGCCACcatcatcaggccgcaacaactaCAGCGAATTGCAGAGCAGGCTCAACGAAGGTAACCcaacgcgtccctcaccccccgagttACTACGACCTTACcaagaagcttgaagcttcttcaattcaactgcaacggacttGCGAGCAAGACGAGAGAGTTGACTTCATGAACCGACACAGTATCACAACAGGTGCGGTCCAGGAAACCCAGCTGGGtcctctctgatcaccagggatggctatcgCGATgacgatcgcgagcgagacaatggtggtggcctagcgtttatagtccaccacacagtgcagtatcgtatcattgatgaaggcatcgaccgcagggacagcatcTTAGAttgtcaaggcatagctgtccggcCAGGCGATTTCGAGCTCGAAATATATATAATGtttacataccccctgtcaactgctgcccggcaggatatcaccctgatataggtgcgctcatcagaggggaaaaccgattggttgtaggtgacttcaatgcgcatcacgatctttggcattcaagcctgccaaacgatcgtaggggacagcaattggcagagcaaatagacgattcgacattcagcactgtgaacgacgacgcccctaccagggtagtgggcaattgcagcagctcgcctgatctACCACTAGGTAGCGCGGGTTTGATAAATAGcctaacgtggcgacctatgctattgcttgcatcagaccacttgcccattatcgtctcgattgagagacctgccgacttcgtttccgcgCACCATCGGTCATATTTTAACTTCAAAAAGCTAATTGGGTCGGTTGCAGCATTTCTCAAAAATAGAGAGTGCTTATACTGTTacagcaacatcaacaacatGGTCGAATTAAAGTCTAAGTAGTCGCTAatgatttgtgttgtttacatttagttaatcaaattgaaaataattaaaaaggtaGTTCTATCTCCATTAGGTAGGGCGTAGGGTCCACGAACTAAATCACTTAGgagttaaataataatttataataatatatgtaattattatataaatgaaCTTGAAATAAAGCGTCTAAAATTTAATATGCCTATCTTTTTGTATACCAATTTATTTTACAGAGTTGGCCGAATCGGTTTCTGGTGCTGTTGTGGAAAACGTTTCATCTGTTTTTTCAGTACTACGCCAAACAACTCACGATATTCAAGATACTTTCGAGTCATTGACTTTAGGCGGTTCGGCTGACGCCGAAACAATGGtaataaaataatggaaatatatCCCTACTTCActgaataattttctttatatgtatgcgattttattatttAGAGTCTTTCACGTCGGCGCACAGAATCTATAAGCTCAGATAGTTCAACACAATCGCCAAAACGCAACGTAAAGAAAATTGACGCAGAAGTAAGTATAATTTGTTCTTGCTGATGCTGTTGAATCTAAtagttaagtaaaaaatatcttttctaAGAACAAAACGACTGATTTTGAATTTCCACCTGATGCCGATGTGGATGGTGAAGAACAGCTCGTGTACCTGGTTTCAAATATATTATTCACTGTTTTCTGGCGCGGCGTTAGCAATGACCATCCACAATGTTGGAAGGAACGCGGCCAAGTGTTGGGCTGTATAAATTTGCTGGCACTCAACAACGATCTAGTCACATCACATCTCTCGCTGCGGCTACGCATTCTGGAAATGGCTGTACAGGCATCACTATTTGATTTGTCAGAAAATGGCAATCAAACATTGATAAATCAAGAGGTGCgcaatatttaattatatacatTAGGATGGCCCTAAAAAAATGTccctgttttttaattaatttttttttaaatttagtcgctataaaaaatgatataaattattatttttttaaacaaatcatataaaatatccTTTAACTTCGGGTAGAACGTAGTGCGAAGGCGAAGCTAGTGAAGTCGTTACGGCTATAAGCAAGTTATTTAAGATTATTCCAGTTGGTATTGGAGTTCCTTAGGTCGGCATCTGTCATCAGCTTCTTGTCCCTTGCAGATTCCGAGAAAGGACAGGGCTGCAGATATCGCGCGTATCTTTGCACAGTGTGTGGCCTCTCCAACCAAACCACCTGCGTTTGATGGTTAGGTCGATGGGGAGTTCATTGCTCGATTCCAAAAGGTCCGTATTAGGAATGATAGGAATGAAGCTTTTGTCTGTATCAGCTAAAATGTTAGCGCCCAAGACTCGCAACCATATATCAGCATGGACCTTATATTGGAACTGAAGATCCGAAGCTTTACTTATTCCATTTGCAACCGAGATAACAATAACCCTTCTTGTGGTTGATTTCCCTcggttttgtttacatttatttcaaGGCCAACTTAGATTGCACGTGCACTGAGCAtgtcttaattattttttatatccgtCCTTTTGGCAGCAAAACAAAGCATAGTGGGGCATTTTTTGGACATTCCTTAAGCGAAATTAAAAGAGGTGATGAAATAATATTgatctgtaaacattttataccacATTTAGGGAAAAGAGCATTTTTACGAACTCAATGGCAATTTTCACATCGTTGGCGGCGCGGATAAATATTAACTGAAAAAGATAAGAAAATAGGTCGCTTGTATTTAATCATAACACATCaacgaaagaaattttgtttggcCATTCTAATATACATGTGAACACATACCAGTTTATACTAATACTTCTGTTTTTTCGCTTTTAGAACGCCTCACAAATTCTACGCATGGTCTACGATCTTGTGGTGCTCGGTTCGAATGAGGATGAATCAAAGAAATGTTCGACAAAGTTGTTAGATGGCGTTTTAGCTCTGTTGGATGCTTTAATGATATTTCAACAAGGCTCTTCGGACGATTGGTCAGACATGATACGTCTATGTTTGGGCTTGCTATTGAAATGCTCATATCATCCTAATCCAGGTGTGGTTGCAATGGCTACGGCAAAGTTGCATGCAATTTTACAGAGCCGCAGCACAGAAGATCCCAGCGAACTGGCGTATTTGTTGTTCAGCATTAATCGTGCATTGGACAATGCAATTGAAGGTTTGAGCTTTGAattatttgcaaattatttCAATCATCTATTGCCGAATCATAACATTTGTGTCGCCTTTATTTACCAATACTAAACACACTTCTTTTCGAGTGCGTAATCTCGAATTAATATTGCGGAAAGAGTTTTATTCGATCATAAGTGATTCGGTTCACCATAATCATTTTCACTTTACtactaattctctttttacacgatagataTGCTCACaaaaatttcgtgtaaaaaaatcatgtaaaaagagaattagttgaaaacaatattaagaaattatttttagagtTCACTTAAGAATTCATTTCGTGCTTatacattttaattcattaaatatattataagaaatatattattaaaccgCGAAAGGAAAATCTACCGAGTCTCAGAGACTTTTCTTGAGACTAATTTAAACGTTTCGTACATGTGTCGAAAAATCTCAATCTATAGGGTTTTCCAGAGGGttaacagaggtgttattttgatattcaaagaaaaatgctattttttaatataaatgatcggatgtttatttcattataaagaggaaggtatgccgttaatagtggaaaataatataaggcaaatgaccaccacgaccacgcttacaggacaatatccttttcatgaaattttccataaccgaattgaatcgaccctgggctgttggcatagaccttctcgttcacgtggctccaaagaaaaaagtcacaaggtgttaaatcacaagatctcggtggccaattgtgatcacctcttcgagagataacatgacccggaaacttttcccgtaaaagatcaatggtttcgttgcttgtgtggcacggagcgccgtcttgttgaaaataaacgttgtccagatcaataccatccaattccggccatacaaATCGTTAATCAaatctcgatagcgcaatccattcaccaataacacctgttattggaaaaccctatatttgctctatgagattcaagaaaaagtcataaaatattgaaaattttgttaaaataaaacaattcgtgaaaaaaaatttaggttttttctttttaactcgtGTTTGTGTAAAGAGGGAATTAgatgtattttgtatttaaattgcatTACTTTCTCGTTCTATATTCCAGTTGGCAATCCGGAGGAGTATTCATTTCTGATGCCAGTTATGAAAGCGTTACTCGAAAAATGCCGAAACGCTTTTAATTTGGATATAAATTTACCTGATTTACCGCCTACCTCTTCGGGCCCAGTTTTTTTCAACGATTTTCAAATGTACAGCACAAGCAAAAAGTGGCGGAATTTTATCGAACGCATCGTAAGTAGAAACTCTCATACAAAACAATTAACTATAAttcttatataaatatttaaatatttttattagtgcataatttacttaaaaacttaaaacataaattataaatagataaaaatgtcgcgcaattaattttgttttaaaaatggcgAAAGCTCGCCAATAAAGCAGTGAAACTAGTGAATGAATTAACTAAATTTGCGACTCAAATAACAAAACAtacgaattaaaaaaaggaaactgGTTAGTCGAAAGAAGAAGATTGGCGTGTGAAGAGACTCGCGAGCGGAGCTTTTTAGACTCACAAAAAGGGTTTTCATCTTTGATGGTATACGCTTTACATAGAACATACTTCCAAGGGCAACAAAATTCAGTATTTGATACGTATTTGATAGTATTTGATAAGTTATTAAAGTCAAATTCtaatttaattcttatttcTATTTTCCCCACCCATATACCGTACTCAAAAGAGTTTATGATTGCTTGGCAAACTCTTCACAAATGTTGCCAGATGTCGTTCGTAGTTATCGTTATGAGGGCTTTTGAAATAAGTCGTTTCAAATACACTTTTCGTTGTACGATGGGGTGCTGTTTCGTCTCTCGCAGAAACTTTTTGCCTCGTAACAGGAGGCGTACGTGTTGGCTGCCGCTGAGGATTCGAGCGCGTTCGGTACAAAGTCTGACCGTTTTCATTCGGTGTCATCGGAGTGCCACCGTAATAACTATACGAACGCGATTTATCTACCGATACTATTGTACGCTTCTCACCTTTGTCATTTAATGGAGTCGTTTGGCGCTTGCTTGTAACTGTACTTGCAGGTGTATATTCCGCCATTGTTTGTTGTCGATTAGAGGTCCTAACAGCGTTAGGTCTACGCCCTTTTGGTCGTACCATGGTAGGGGTAGGTGTGGATGACGTTTGTCCTTTCACTGCTGGCAGGACTGTTGGTGTACTTCCACCACGGATACGTACTGGATTCCATGCAGTACTGACGTAACTATGGTCGTTCGCTATATCTGGTGATATTGTGGGTAGAAAATAATTACCCTCGTTGCTGTTGGGTTGTGCACGCACTTGATTGGATTCATCGACATCAGCGTCCTTGTTTAGGGCaaactgatttttatttcgttGATTTGCTTCGAATGCTTCTTCCAGCTCGGGTGTGTCTAAAATGTGCTTGGGAGTGCTGTTGCGCATACGTTTACGCTTGCTTGATGCTCTGCGCCCCTTTATGGTGCTGGAAGGAGGTACGTTGTCGCCGTTGTCTTGTTTCGGTGTATGTGTAGGGGGCGCATTTACTGTTGGCACTGGTGAGGATCCCGATTGTGCGTGACCATCCATGTTGTGGCTTTCAAACGAGTGTGGTGGATAGGTTTCATGTTCCTCGTTGCTCGATGCCTCGAAGGGTATTGGATCGTAAATAGGCACTTCATAACTTGACTTGGGGTAATTATATGCAGGCGGCATATAATTCGAGTTTATGGGTAACTCTTCAGAGGGTGTTATGTAGTCCGGCTGAGGATATTCTGAGTGCGAAGCTGTACTGGTATAGTCCGCATCAGGCGGTTGTTTTGAAGACTCGGGTGCGCCATAAAATGGTGGTGGTTGCGTTTCAGGTACTTCAAAAGCACCTGATGGCGGATGTATAGGCGGCTCAGGCTCTTCATAAGATGGAGATGCAGGCGAATCAGGAACTTGATATATTTTAGGGACATGCGATTCAGGAACTTGGTAAGGTGGAGGCTCCTGCGATTCAGGAGCGTTATAAGATGGCAGATCTTGTGATTCAGGAGTTTCATAAGGTGGTGATGGATGTGGTTCATGGAAGTCATAAGATGGTGGCTCAGGTGGCTCAGGCTGGTTATATGAAGGCGGATCAGGTGATTGAGGTATTTGGTAGGTGGCTGGTGGATGTGCTGTAGTTTTGGGCACGCTATACGTAATTGGAGGATGTACTGGTGGCTCAGCAAAATTTCCGGATGTTGGGTGAT
This genomic window contains:
- the LOC129242313 gene encoding uncharacterized protein LOC129242313; the protein is MRRLWILVICSAILSVCDVCTETTTSSIEFFTTTIAPVTTTPFVNTFETTTTPTNVSLPALAAKLVRQRRQHPFTIIRHVVRPTKRGTKSRRRYKWPKYKYGPTHSNVGQPISYYKPTKQYLPDISNPPKYSHFEELDLTNHFNSADYEVHPPNGNHYEDQAMDLDFYSHASHAFQELPKVSHIEYSSYDADKEVPTYSYTTTKTKKSKPFHKNAPKQHGGAYEISSSSDFEEAHTFSPPEKVYDMHPMGSYDTPSSANGNKFYEFTSSEANSPSDIHIPATKYGVPDLNIPLLFSPPTKQPDHHAPNPSTVNSYDVYDKKIPNTGYSSSKSSGHHSFAEPPAKTNVEITYSPSYEINLPPSNHKPSLIENYHPTSGNFAEPPVHPPITYSVPKTTAHPPATYQIPQSPDPPSYNQPEPPEPPSYDFHEPHPSPPYETPESQDLPSYNAPESQEPPPYQVPESHVPKIYQVPDSPASPSYEEPEPPIHPPSGAFEVPETQPPPFYGAPESSKQPPDADYTSTASHSEYPQPDYITPSEELPINSNYMPPAYNYPKSSYEVPIYDPIPFEASSNEEHETYPPHSFESHNMDGHAQSGSSPVPTVNAPPTHTPKQDNGDNVPPSSTIKGRRASSKRKRMRNSTPKHILDTPELEEAFEANQRNKNQFALNKDADVDESNQVRAQPNSNEGNYFLPTISPDIANDHSYVSTAWNPVRIRGGSTPTVLPAVKGQTSSTPTPTMVRPKGRRPNAVRTSNRQQTMAEYTPASTVTSKRQTTPLNDKGEKRTIVSVDKSRSYSYYGGTPMTPNENGQTLYRTRSNPQRQPTRTPPVTRQKVSARDETAPHRTTKSVFETTYFKSPHNDNYERHLATFVKSLPSNHKLF